A window of Ketobacter sp. MCCC 1A13808 contains these coding sequences:
- a CDS encoding glutathione S-transferase N-terminal domain-containing protein, whose translation MAKRSSMTFFSDGSDHYCHRVRIVLAEKGVAVDVLDVDPAEKPEDLASLNPYNELPTLVDRELTLYEPNIMMEYLDERFPHPPLLPVYPVERARSRLLMHRIHRDWCDSVDALIAGSEKEAVLNKHRKELTDNLVAIDGIFSEKPFFMSDDFTLVDCCVAPILWRLPSMGIELQKSKAGNLITYADRLFARESFQASLSDAERELRL comes from the coding sequence ATTGCAAAACGTTCTTCGATGACTTTTTTCTCGGATGGTAGCGACCATTATTGTCACCGGGTGCGCATCGTTTTGGCTGAAAAAGGGGTGGCGGTAGATGTTTTAGACGTGGATCCCGCAGAAAAACCGGAGGATTTGGCGTCTCTGAATCCTTATAACGAGCTGCCTACACTCGTGGACCGGGAGCTGACGCTCTATGAGCCGAATATCATGATGGAGTACCTGGATGAGCGTTTTCCTCATCCTCCGTTACTGCCAGTGTATCCGGTCGAGCGAGCCCGCAGCCGCTTGCTGATGCATCGAATTCATCGTGATTGGTGTGATTCTGTGGATGCTCTGATTGCCGGTTCTGAAAAAGAAGCTGTTCTTAACAAGCACCGCAAGGAACTGACGGATAATTTGGTTGCCATAGACGGGATATTCTCGGAAAAGCCGTTCTTTATGAGTGATGACTTCACGCTGGTTGATTGTTGTGTGGCTCCTATTTTATGGCGCCTGCCTTCCATGGGAATTGAGCTGCAGAAGTCTAAGGCGGGTAATCTAATTACGTACGCGGATCGTTTGTTTGCTCGCGAATCGTTCCAGGCTAGTTTGTCTGATGCTGAGCGGGAATTGCGTCTCTAA
- a CDS encoding cytochrome c1: MNKLICLIIVLCMPVTVMAAGGGHNEHIVAAPINMDDKVSLQRGAQIFVNNCLGCHSAQYMRYERVSEDLEIPSDIMMANLMFTTDRIGEVMHSAIPKDLSKKWFGTVPPDLTLIARVRGADWVYSYLTNFYPDESRPWNVNNHVFPDVGMPHVLSRMEEELGEKAFKSSMADLTNYMVYMAEPARADRERIGVYVLIFLAILFIPVYFLNREYWKDIH, from the coding sequence ATGAATAAGTTAATTTGTCTTATTATCGTTTTGTGTATGCCTGTGACGGTGATGGCTGCCGGTGGTGGTCATAACGAGCATATTGTTGCAGCGCCAATCAATATGGATGACAAGGTGTCTCTCCAGCGTGGAGCCCAGATTTTTGTCAATAATTGCCTGGGCTGTCACTCTGCTCAGTATATGCGTTATGAGCGGGTGTCTGAGGATTTGGAAATTCCTTCAGATATCATGATGGCAAACCTGATGTTCACCACGGATCGTATTGGTGAAGTAATGCACTCTGCGATTCCCAAGGATTTGTCGAAGAAATGGTTTGGAACGGTACCGCCGGATCTGACGCTGATAGCACGTGTGCGCGGCGCGGATTGGGTGTATTCTTACCTGACAAACTTTTATCCCGATGAATCACGTCCGTGGAATGTTAATAACCACGTGTTTCCGGATGTCGGCATGCCCCATGTGCTGTCGCGCATGGAAGAAGAGTTAGGCGAAAAGGCTTTCAAATCGTCGATGGCTGATCTGACTAACTACATGGTTTATATGGCTGAACCGGCTCGAGCGGATCGTGAACGCATTGGTGTGTATGTGCTGATTTTTCTGGCAATATTATTTATTCCGGTCTATTTCCTGAATCGGGAATATTGGAAAGATATACACTAA
- a CDS encoding cytochrome b, which produces MGWVDARFPATKMFEDHMSKYYAPKNFNVWYFFGSLAMLVLVNQLLTGIWLTMLYNPSGEGAFTSVELNMMRDVDYGWMLRYLHSTGASAFFVVVYLHMFRGMMYGSYRAPRELVWIFGMTIYLALMAEGFMGYLLPWGQMSYWGAQVIISLFGAIPWVGDALTEWIRGDYLISGITLNRFFALHVVALPIVILALVVLHIIALHEVGSNNPDGIEIKKLKDENGVPLDGIPFHPYYSVHDLVGVVVFLFVFLTIVFFFPDGGGYFLEKPNFEPANPLKTPDHIAPVWYFTPFYAILRAIPDKLLGVVAMGASIAVLFVLPWLDRSPVKSIRYKGSISKIMMTLFVITFIILGVCGVKSPDAHVEFVPFEMTYRVMGQITTAFYFAYFILMPFWTTMEKCKPVPERVRMTH; this is translated from the coding sequence ATGGGGTGGGTTGACGCCCGTTTCCCGGCGACCAAAATGTTCGAAGATCACATGAGCAAATATTATGCTCCCAAGAACTTCAATGTCTGGTATTTCTTTGGCTCCCTTGCGATGTTGGTGCTGGTTAACCAGCTGCTGACAGGCATCTGGTTAACCATGCTCTATAACCCCAGTGGTGAAGGCGCGTTTACCTCGGTTGAGTTGAATATGATGCGAGATGTGGATTACGGCTGGATGCTGCGTTATCTGCATTCTACCGGCGCATCGGCATTTTTTGTCGTGGTCTATTTGCATATGTTCCGGGGTATGATGTATGGCTCGTACCGTGCGCCGCGTGAGCTGGTGTGGATATTCGGTATGACCATCTATCTTGCACTTATGGCAGAAGGTTTTATGGGCTATTTGCTACCCTGGGGGCAAATGTCCTATTGGGGTGCGCAGGTCATCATTTCCTTGTTTGGTGCTATTCCCTGGGTAGGTGATGCACTGACCGAATGGATTCGCGGTGACTATCTGATCTCAGGCATCACTCTGAACCGCTTCTTCGCTCTGCACGTGGTTGCTTTGCCTATTGTTATTTTGGCGCTGGTTGTGTTGCATATTATTGCGCTGCATGAAGTGGGGTCCAATAACCCGGACGGCATTGAAATCAAGAAACTGAAAGACGAAAACGGCGTTCCGTTAGACGGCATACCTTTCCACCCCTACTACAGTGTCCATGATCTGGTGGGTGTGGTGGTCTTTCTCTTTGTGTTTCTCACTATTGTGTTCTTTTTCCCCGATGGTGGAGGCTACTTCCTCGAAAAGCCAAACTTTGAACCCGCTAATCCATTGAAAACACCGGATCACATTGCTCCAGTCTGGTACTTCACGCCGTTCTACGCCATTTTGAGGGCGATACCGGATAAATTGCTGGGCGTTGTCGCAATGGGCGCCTCCATTGCAGTGCTGTTCGTGCTTCCGTGGCTGGATCGTAGTCCAGTTAAGTCTATCCGTTACAAGGGTTCAATCAGTAAGATCATGATGACCCTGTTCGTAATCACCTTCATTATTCTGGGCGTGTGTGGAGTGAAATCGCCGGATGCTCATGTAGAGTTTGTTCCCTTTGAAATGACTTATCGGGTCATGGGGCAAATAACTACTGCATTTTACTTTGCGTATTTCATATTGATGCCCTTTTGGACGACGATGGAAAAATGCAAACCTGTGCCTGAGCGAGTGAGGATGACACACTAA
- the petA gene encoding ubiquinol-cytochrome c reductase iron-sulfur subunit: MSTEGVNEGRRRFLIGATSAVGAVGAVGAAVPFVRSWQPSAKAKTAGAPVVADISKLEVGQRMTVEWRGKPVWILRRSPEVMEGLETHKDNLRDPESAESKQPEYVAGVSRARQDHENIIVLVGLCTHLGCAPLYRPEVAPEDLGPDWYGGFFCPCHGSKFDLSGRVFKSVPAPLNLEVPPYYYMSESLIKIGEDGEAA; the protein is encoded by the coding sequence ATGAGTACTGAGGGCGTAAATGAGGGGCGGAGACGCTTCCTGATTGGAGCTACTTCAGCAGTTGGTGCAGTGGGAGCCGTCGGCGCCGCCGTACCCTTTGTGCGGTCTTGGCAACCTAGCGCGAAGGCAAAAACTGCGGGTGCACCTGTAGTCGCAGATATCAGCAAGCTTGAAGTGGGGCAACGTATGACTGTGGAGTGGCGGGGGAAACCCGTTTGGATATTACGCCGCTCACCTGAAGTAATGGAAGGCTTGGAGACTCATAAAGACAATTTGCGTGACCCTGAATCAGCCGAATCCAAGCAACCGGAATATGTGGCCGGAGTCAGCCGCGCACGCCAGGACCATGAAAATATCATTGTGCTGGTCGGGCTTTGCACGCATTTGGGGTGCGCCCCTCTTTATCGGCCTGAAGTTGCGCCTGAGGATCTTGGGCCTGACTGGTATGGCGGATTCTTCTGCCCCTGCCATGGTTCAAAATTCGACTTGTCTGGTCGGGTGTTCAAGTCGGTGCCTGCACCACTCAACCTGGAAGTGCCGCCGTATTACTACATGAGCGAGTCACTCATTAAAATTGGTGAAGATGGGGAGGCTGCCTGA
- the rpsI gene encoding 30S ribosomal protein S9, with protein sequence MLVDMNYGTGRRKTAAARVFLKPGSGNININGRTLDTYFGRETARMVVRQPLELVEAVDKFDVFVTVKGGGGSGQAGAIRHGITRALMEYDETLRASLRKAGFVTRDAREVERKKVGLRKARKRPQFSKR encoded by the coding sequence ATGCTAGTGGATATGAACTACGGTACAGGCCGACGTAAAACGGCAGCAGCCCGGGTCTTTTTGAAGCCAGGCTCTGGCAATATCAATATTAATGGTCGTACATTGGATACTTATTTTGGTCGCGAGACTGCCCGTATGGTAGTGCGTCAGCCGCTTGAGCTGGTGGAAGCGGTAGATAAGTTTGATGTGTTTGTGACGGTGAAAGGTGGCGGCGGAAGCGGTCAGGCCGGCGCAATTCGACATGGTATTACCCGGGCGTTGATGGAATACGATGAAACATTGCGTGCTTCATTGCGAAAAGCGGGCTTTGTTACACGTGACGCCCGTGAGGTTGAGCGTAAGAAAGTGGGTCTGCGTAAAGCACGTAAGCGTCCGCAATTCTCGAAACGTTAA
- the rplM gene encoding 50S ribosomal protein L13: MKTFSAKPESVERDWYVVDATGKTLGRLATEIALRLRGKHKPTYTPHVDTGDYIVVINAEKVHVTGNKRTDKMYYRHTEYPGGIKEISFDKLIARKPEMVIQGAVKGMLPRNPLGRAMFGKLKVYAGAEHPHTAQQPKELAL, encoded by the coding sequence ATGAAAACGTTTAGCGCAAAACCAGAATCGGTAGAACGTGACTGGTACGTTGTGGATGCAACCGGCAAGACTTTAGGTCGTCTGGCGACAGAAATCGCCCTTCGTCTGCGTGGCAAACACAAACCAACTTATACTCCTCACGTTGATACTGGGGATTACATCGTTGTTATCAATGCAGAGAAAGTGCATGTAACAGGTAACAAACGAACGGACAAAATGTACTATCGCCATACCGAATACCCCGGTGGTATCAAGGAAATCAGCTTCGATAAGTTGATTGCCCGTAAGCCGGAAATGGTGATTCAAGGTGCAGTGAAAGGTATGTTGCCCCGAAACCCTTTAGGGCGGGCTATGTTTGGTAAGCTGAAAGTATATGCTGGTGCCGAACATCCTCATACAGCACAACAACCCAAAGAATTGGCACTGTAA
- the zapE gene encoding cell division protein ZapE: protein MTPLEKYRQDLTREDFSFDPAQQFAIEQLDRLYHDLIDRYENRPKSLWARIAPGVRAQEKEPCMGLYFWGGVGRGKTYMVDTFFECLPFRRKLRIHFHRFMQRVHTELRALQGEKNPLDTVAETLSEEARVLCFDEFFVTDITDAMILGGLMEKLFAKGVTLVATSNIVPDQLYKDGLQRARFLPAIELINKYTHIVNVDSGIDYRLRALEQAEIFHSPLGEKAEASLKSSFDSLAPELAKADVQVDINGRMIAARFEADDVIWCDFMALCDGPRSQNDYIELARIYHAVVVSGVPVMGAAQDDMARRFVNMVDEFYDRNVKLIMSGAAPIDALYSGGRLDFEFQRTRSRLLEMQSVEYLSRPHKP, encoded by the coding sequence ATGACCCCCTTAGAGAAGTATCGCCAAGACCTGACGCGAGAAGATTTTAGTTTTGACCCGGCCCAACAATTTGCCATTGAACAGTTGGACCGGCTTTATCACGATCTGATTGATCGCTATGAAAATCGGCCCAAAAGCCTCTGGGCGCGAATTGCTCCGGGAGTGCGAGCTCAGGAAAAAGAACCATGCATGGGGCTGTATTTCTGGGGCGGCGTGGGTCGTGGTAAGACCTATATGGTCGATACATTTTTCGAATGCCTGCCGTTCCGCCGTAAATTACGTATTCACTTTCATCGCTTTATGCAGCGTGTACATACCGAACTTCGCGCTTTGCAGGGCGAAAAAAATCCACTGGATACGGTAGCCGAAACGCTTTCTGAAGAGGCGCGGGTGCTGTGTTTCGACGAGTTTTTCGTTACCGATATTACCGATGCGATGATCCTGGGTGGGCTGATGGAGAAGCTTTTTGCCAAAGGTGTCACACTGGTGGCGACTTCCAACATAGTGCCCGATCAACTATATAAGGATGGGCTGCAGCGGGCGCGCTTCCTGCCCGCCATTGAGCTCATCAACAAATATACCCATATTGTGAATGTGGACAGCGGTATTGATTATCGCTTAAGAGCGCTGGAGCAAGCAGAAATTTTCCATAGCCCATTAGGGGAGAAAGCGGAAGCCAGCTTGAAAAGCAGCTTTGACTCTCTGGCGCCTGAGCTGGCCAAGGCGGATGTTCAGGTGGATATAAACGGCAGGATGATTGCAGCACGCTTTGAGGCTGATGACGTTATCTGGTGTGATTTTATGGCACTGTGCGATGGTCCGCGTAGCCAGAATGACTATATTGAATTGGCCCGGATTTATCACGCAGTGGTGGTTTCCGGCGTGCCGGTGATGGGGGCTGCACAGGACGATATGGCCCGCCGTTTTGTGAATATGGTCGATGAATTTTACGACCGTAACGTTAAGTTGATTATGTCTGGTGCTGCACCGATTGATGCTTTATACAGTGGTGGGCGCTTGGATTTTGAGTTTCAGCGTACTCGGAGCCGGCTTTTGGAAATGCAGAGCGTAGAATATCTGTCGCGCCCTCATAAACCCTGA
- a CDS encoding alpha/beta hydrolase — translation MDHFPEGESALIIPGPEGDLEAVTTGPKSDPDGPGNVTIACHPHSLMGGTMNNKVVHTVARARRDMGHRVIRFNFRGVEKSQGAFANGVGEQEDLLAVIDWVRQVRPDDNIYLSGFSFGSYVAAAGCLRAVKRGDPIRHLLLIAPAVENFAFDILNRFPCPLSVVYGDADEVVSSEAMAQWAGNVQSPKQIYCLPGAGHFFHGRLTEVKSILSNEAGV, via the coding sequence ATGGACCATTTCCCTGAGGGTGAAAGCGCACTTATCATTCCCGGACCGGAGGGCGACCTCGAGGCTGTAACGACTGGTCCGAAAAGCGATCCGGATGGCCCGGGAAACGTCACGATCGCTTGTCATCCCCATTCATTGATGGGAGGCACGATGAACAACAAGGTAGTGCATACCGTCGCACGTGCACGTCGGGATATGGGGCATCGAGTGATTAGATTCAATTTTCGGGGAGTGGAAAAAAGTCAGGGTGCGTTTGCTAACGGAGTGGGCGAACAAGAGGATTTGCTGGCGGTGATTGATTGGGTGCGCCAAGTGCGCCCGGATGACAATATCTATCTATCCGGATTTTCTTTCGGTTCCTATGTCGCGGCGGCCGGCTGCCTGCGAGCAGTTAAGCGAGGTGACCCCATTCGGCATTTGCTCTTGATTGCGCCAGCGGTCGAAAATTTTGCTTTTGATATATTGAACCGATTCCCGTGCCCATTATCGGTGGTTTACGGTGATGCGGATGAGGTGGTAAGTAGCGAAGCGATGGCGCAGTGGGCTGGCAATGTGCAGTCACCGAAGCAAATTTACTGTCTGCCTGGTGCAGGTCACTTTTTTCACGGGCGCTTAACGGAAGTGAAATCCATCCTCAGTAACGAGGCCGGCGTCTAA
- a CDS encoding YhcB family protein: MESVTLIAFLAGLVLGALGCFLIMNKAKAQSNIEQQLRELQEEFTAYRENVNTHFNSTAEMVNTLTQNYLAVQKHLETAADSFAEPPKSFKLDTPNKLPRKKTEFISLEAKPKESLPEEADAEFNAEDTVQAPRDYAPKSNTADKGTLSEDYGLHDSQAKTTP; encoded by the coding sequence ATGGAATCCGTTACGTTAATTGCATTTCTGGCCGGGCTGGTATTAGGCGCGCTTGGTTGCTTCCTGATAATGAATAAAGCTAAAGCACAATCCAATATCGAACAACAATTGCGGGAATTGCAGGAAGAATTCACTGCCTATCGGGAAAATGTGAATACCCATTTCAATTCCACAGCGGAAATGGTTAATACGCTCACGCAAAATTACCTCGCAGTGCAAAAACACCTGGAAACCGCGGCCGATTCATTTGCCGAGCCCCCCAAAAGCTTTAAGCTGGACACACCCAATAAGTTGCCGCGTAAGAAAACCGAGTTCATTTCCCTGGAAGCAAAACCCAAAGAATCCCTACCGGAAGAAGCTGACGCCGAGTTTAATGCTGAAGATACCGTCCAAGCCCCCAGGGATTATGCCCCGAAGAGCAACACGGCCGATAAAGGCACCCTTTCCGAAGACTACGGTCTACACGATTCTCAAGCAAAAACAACGCCTTAA
- a CDS encoding Hsp20/alpha crystallin family protein has product MSIATLNPWQVLDQLHNDNLRRYGKRNWQPVVDIAESANDYQISLELPGVKPEQVQVELENKVLKISGDKNRLEQEGTAYRYRERAVGTFSRSFRLPEDADKNSVQAKFELGLLNVTIQKQEQLQPRKIEIQVQS; this is encoded by the coding sequence ATGAGCATCGCAACTCTTAACCCTTGGCAAGTATTAGATCAACTGCATAATGACAACCTACGTCGATATGGCAAACGCAATTGGCAACCAGTGGTCGACATTGCAGAAAGTGCAAACGACTATCAGATAAGCCTTGAACTTCCGGGCGTTAAGCCGGAACAGGTCCAGGTAGAGCTTGAGAACAAAGTCCTGAAAATTTCGGGCGATAAAAACCGCCTCGAACAGGAAGGCACAGCTTACCGGTACCGTGAACGTGCAGTCGGCACATTTAGCCGAAGCTTCCGTTTACCGGAAGATGCCGATAAAAACAGCGTTCAGGCCAAATTTGAACTCGGTTTATTGAATGTCACCATCCAGAAGCAAGAACAACTTCAGCCACGCAAAATTGAGATTCAGGTTCAATCGTAA
- the sat gene encoding sulfate adenylyltransferase, which translates to MIKPHGSDQLTPLFVYDDEKRSALLAKAESLPSILISSAAAANAVMLGAGYFTPLTGYMNLADARSVSKELKTTDGLFWPVPIVNVVPSADGVEVGQRIALKDPNVEGNPVIAVMDVEGIDVASDDEISEMAEQIFGTLDKEHPGVAAFYALGNVFLSGPIQVLNFSYFEKDFPDTFRTAVEIRDSIAESGWEKVVAFQTRNPMHRAHEELCRMAMKDLNADGILIHMLLGKLKPGDIPAHVRDASIRKMVDAYFPPNTVKITGYGFDMLYAGPREAVLHAVFRQNCGCTHLIVGRDHAGVGDYYGAFDAQTIFDTSVPKGALEIQIYRADHTAWSNKLNRVVMMRDAPDHTPEDFVLLSGTKVRKMLGEGIAPPPEFSRPEVAQILMDYYQSLDG; encoded by the coding sequence ATGATTAAACCTCATGGATCCGACCAGTTAACCCCCCTGTTTGTTTACGATGACGAAAAACGCAGCGCGCTGCTTGCAAAAGCGGAAAGCCTGCCTTCAATCTTGATCAGCTCTGCCGCGGCGGCAAACGCCGTGATGCTCGGGGCTGGATACTTCACCCCGTTAACTGGCTATATGAATTTGGCGGATGCTCGCAGCGTGTCCAAAGAATTGAAAACGACTGATGGATTGTTTTGGCCTGTCCCCATTGTGAATGTTGTTCCCAGTGCGGACGGTGTTGAAGTGGGTCAGCGCATCGCGCTGAAAGACCCCAACGTGGAAGGCAACCCGGTCATCGCAGTAATGGATGTAGAGGGTATTGATGTTGCTAGTGATGATGAAATCTCCGAGATGGCCGAGCAAATATTCGGAACTCTCGATAAGGAGCATCCCGGCGTAGCAGCTTTTTATGCTTTGGGTAACGTGTTTTTATCCGGGCCTATTCAAGTCTTGAACTTTTCTTACTTCGAAAAGGATTTTCCGGATACTTTCCGCACTGCAGTTGAGATTCGTGATTCGATAGCCGAAAGCGGCTGGGAAAAAGTGGTTGCGTTCCAAACCCGTAATCCTATGCACCGAGCACATGAAGAACTGTGCCGTATGGCGATGAAGGATTTAAATGCAGATGGCATCCTTATCCATATGCTGCTAGGCAAGCTGAAGCCAGGCGATATACCTGCGCACGTACGTGATGCGTCGATTCGTAAGATGGTAGACGCCTATTTCCCGCCCAACACCGTTAAAATCACTGGATACGGCTTCGATATGTTATATGCTGGCCCCCGCGAAGCTGTGCTTCACGCGGTGTTCAGACAGAATTGTGGATGCACTCACCTAATCGTTGGCCGGGATCATGCTGGTGTTGGCGATTACTATGGTGCTTTTGATGCGCAAACCATTTTTGATACAAGTGTTCCTAAAGGTGCGCTGGAAATACAAATTTATCGCGCAGATCATACCGCCTGGTCAAACAAACTTAATCGTGTCGTCATGATGCGAGATGCACCAGACCATACACCGGAAGATTTCGTTTTGTTGTCAGGAACCAAGGTCCGCAAGATGCTTGGTGAGGGGATTGCTCCACCGCCCGAGTTTTCTCGCCCTGAAGTCGCACAAATCTTAATGGACTACTATCAAAGCCTGGATGGCTAG
- a CDS encoding Nif3-like dinuclear metal center hexameric protein, with translation MTGRQALLEYLNTLLQPELFRDYAPNGLQVEGRQEIRTLVSGVSATKALIDAAIELDADALFVHHGYFWRGEDPSLTGMKYQRVRALIENGINLFAYHLPLDAHSELGNNAQLAARLGITVDGGLDTSEKHPIGNVGYLQHACTAQQFADSIKTALNRKPILVSGGTHPVKRVAWCTGGAQGYIEKAVAQGVDAYISGEISEQTTHIARECGIHYYSAGHHATERYGAKAVGEHLEAKFQLNHKFIDIGNPA, from the coding sequence ATGACCGGCCGACAGGCATTATTAGAGTATCTGAACACCCTGTTACAACCGGAGTTGTTTCGGGATTATGCCCCTAATGGGCTGCAGGTAGAAGGCAGGCAGGAGATTCGAACCCTGGTCAGCGGGGTAAGCGCGACTAAGGCATTGATTGATGCGGCTATTGAGCTGGACGCCGACGCCCTGTTTGTACACCACGGCTACTTTTGGCGGGGGGAAGACCCCAGTCTGACCGGAATGAAATACCAGAGAGTTCGTGCATTGATCGAGAACGGGATCAATTTGTTTGCTTACCATTTGCCATTGGATGCCCACTCTGAGCTGGGCAACAATGCCCAGCTTGCTGCCCGTCTTGGTATAACCGTGGATGGGGGGCTGGATACTTCCGAAAAACACCCGATAGGCAATGTGGGTTATTTGCAGCACGCGTGCACGGCGCAGCAATTTGCCGATTCAATCAAAACTGCACTAAATAGAAAGCCTATTCTGGTTAGCGGCGGTACCCACCCGGTCAAACGGGTGGCCTGGTGTACCGGAGGGGCACAGGGTTACATTGAAAAGGCAGTGGCGCAAGGCGTCGATGCCTATATCAGCGGTGAGATTTCAGAGCAGACCACCCACATTGCCCGTGAGTGCGGGATTCATTATTACAGTGCAGGTCATCATGCGACCGAACGCTATGGGGCAAAAGCGGTTGGTGAGCACCTGGAAGCAAAATTCCAGTTAAATCATAAATTTATTGATATTGGTAACCCGGCTTGA
- a CDS encoding trypsin-like peptidase domain-containing protein: MISVFRSLALPVLFGLVIALGYIVLADGNPTRIRHEVVMLEKQVMPEQQQSTVTISDPISYADAVSKTQPAVVNISADKLVTERAHPLYEDPVFRRFFGMHQPKLRQRMLKSRGSGVIISPSGYILTNNHVIAQADTVRVALADGRNTVATVVGTDPETDLALLYVELPDLPTITLANTDNLRVGDVVLAMGNPFNVGQTVTKGIVSAIGRHQSDLATFVDFIQTDAAINPGNSGGALVNAYGDLVGINTAMLSGSGGSQGIGFAIPITTAKEVVKQLLEHGQVIRGWVGIEPQALNTALSTALDLPNVNGLLVMGVVRDGPAHRSGISPGDIITHMNGNPISDPKFAMDMITDMSPGAKVTIRVIRKNQPLDILVVVGARPTPNAS, encoded by the coding sequence ATGATTTCAGTCTTCCGCTCCCTGGCATTACCTGTTCTTTTTGGCTTGGTCATCGCATTGGGCTATATCGTTCTGGCTGACGGTAATCCTACCCGCATCCGGCATGAAGTAGTCATGCTTGAAAAACAAGTGATGCCTGAGCAGCAACAGAGCACTGTCACTATTTCCGATCCGATATCTTACGCGGATGCGGTTAGTAAAACACAACCAGCGGTTGTGAACATCTCCGCAGATAAATTAGTCACTGAGAGAGCCCACCCGCTCTACGAGGACCCGGTATTTCGACGTTTTTTCGGCATGCATCAGCCCAAATTACGGCAGCGCATGCTGAAAAGCCGGGGCTCCGGCGTCATAATCAGCCCGTCTGGCTATATCCTGACAAACAACCATGTGATAGCTCAGGCGGACACGGTCCGTGTGGCCCTGGCGGATGGCCGCAATACCGTCGCCACCGTGGTAGGCACTGACCCTGAAACCGATCTTGCCTTACTCTATGTAGAGCTCCCGGACCTGCCCACCATCACCTTAGCCAATACCGACAACCTGAGGGTGGGGGATGTGGTACTGGCCATGGGCAACCCCTTTAATGTGGGCCAGACCGTGACAAAAGGCATAGTCAGTGCCATCGGCCGCCATCAATCCGATCTTGCGACATTCGTGGATTTCATTCAGACCGACGCCGCGATCAATCCCGGCAATTCCGGTGGCGCTTTAGTAAACGCCTATGGCGACCTGGTGGGTATCAACACTGCCATGTTGTCCGGTTCCGGTGGTTCCCAAGGCATCGGCTTCGCTATTCCAATTACAACGGCCAAGGAAGTGGTAAAACAGCTTTTGGAGCATGGCCAGGTCATTCGCGGATGGGTCGGCATTGAACCGCAGGCACTTAACACCGCGTTATCCACTGCGCTGGACCTTCCCAATGTCAACGGACTTTTGGTGATGGGGGTAGTGCGTGATGGTCCTGCGCACCGCTCCGGTATCAGCCCCGGCGACATTATCACGCACATGAACGGCAACCCGATCAGCGACCCGAAATTCGCAATGGATATGATCACTGATATGTCACCAGGGGCGAAGGTTACCATTCGTGTGATCAGGAAAAACCAGCCTCTGGATATCCTGGTGGTCGTTGGTGCACGACCCACTCCGAACGCATCTTGA
- a CDS encoding TerB family tellurite resistance protein: MLKSLLDWFNPNENPEQQAISPNLAAAALLVEVMAADDNWKSEEEETIKTLLVDSLTTSSAEADDLMQTAKQQQKNATDLYEMTKQLNSHYSMEQKYKLIFAMWKVAFADGELDRYEDHIIRKVSELLYLPHEQFIHAKLQAKPD; this comes from the coding sequence ATGTTAAAAAGCCTTTTAGACTGGTTCAATCCGAACGAAAATCCGGAACAGCAAGCCATTTCCCCCAATCTGGCCGCAGCGGCGTTGTTGGTTGAAGTCATGGCGGCAGACGATAATTGGAAAAGCGAAGAAGAAGAGACCATCAAAACATTGTTGGTGGACTCTTTGACGACCAGCTCAGCCGAAGCTGATGACCTTATGCAGACCGCGAAGCAACAGCAAAAAAACGCGACTGACCTGTATGAAATGACCAAACAGCTCAATAGCCACTATTCCATGGAACAAAAATATAAGCTGATATTTGCCATGTGGAAGGTGGCTTTTGCGGACGGTGAGCTGGATCGCTATGAAGACCATATTATCCGCAAAGTATCGGAGCTTTTATACCTACCGCATGAGCAATTCATTCACGCCAAACTACAGGCGAAGCCGGACTAA